From Lepisosteus oculatus isolate fLepOcu1 chromosome 8, fLepOcu1.hap2, whole genome shotgun sequence, one genomic window encodes:
- the xpnpep2 gene encoding xaa-Pro aminopeptidase 2 produces MAPCFGILFLAFALGGLLQDAGGAAQPGVGQTSARNCSATPPYLPPTAVNTSLRLQALRKEMEPLNIRAYIIPATDAHLSEYIAERDAGHTWISGFSGSAGTAVVTQGKAVLWTDSRYWTQAERQMDCNWELVRASYIDSIADWLIQELAQGEQVGFDPFLFSIDTWKAYSRKLDPANRVLKSLPYNLIDKVWKDRPAAPSEPITKLPDSVTERTWQMKVEEIRQQMRKNPYKPTAVLLSALDETAWLFNLRGKDIPYNPFFYSYTLLALDRIWLFLHPGRVTKEIEEYLDAGCQSANCTQILSYEDVRANIVNYVNVTIGVRVWIGTEYTNYALYELITPEEKILTSAYSPVLITKSVKDATEQRALRKAHVRDAVALIQLLVWLEESVPAGKETELSAARYVEEKRSMQANCVGPSFATISASGPNAALAHYSPSNETNRNLRVDEMYLIDSGGQYLDGTTDITRTVHWGTPTDFQKEAFTRVLMGNIDLSRLVFPAGTRGINIEMLARRALWEVGLNYGHGTGHGIGNYFSVHEWPVGFQSNNVPFEKGMFTSIEPGYYQDNEFGIRIEDVAVAVEAETKFGWSYLTFETVSLVPYDRKLIDASLLSREQVDWLDRYYRQIREELVPELEQQGLRKERDWLMRHTEPFTPAGAGLALPSLTLVGAALSALSLGHLL; encoded by the exons ATGGCTCCATGTTTTGGGATCCTGTTCTTGGCTTTCGCCCTAGGAG GGCTGCTGCAGGACGCCGGCGGGGCTGCCCAGCCTGGCGTGGGACAAACCAGCGCAAGGAACTGCTCAGCGACGCCTCCG TATCTTCCTCCCACTGCAGTCAACACCTCGCTTAGGCTCCAGGCTCTGAGGAAGGAGATGGAGCCCCTAAACATCCGCGCCTACATCATTCCGGCCACCGATGCCCACCTG AGCGAGTACATTGCAGAGCGAGACGCCGGGCATACCTGGATCTCGGGGTTCAGCGGCTCCGCAG GCACGGCAGTGGTGACGCAGGGGAAGGCGGTTCTGTGGACCGACAGCCGGTACTGGACCCAGGCCGAGCGCCAGATGGACTGTAACTGGGAGCTGGTCAGGGCCT CTTACATCGACAGCATTGCAGACTGGCTGATCCAAGAGCTTGCCCAGGGGGAGCAGGTCGGGTTCGACCCCTTTCTCTTCTCCATAG ACACATGGAAGGCTTACAGCAGGAAGCTGGACCCAGCCAATCGCGTTTTGAAGTCCCTGCCCTATAACTTGATTGACAAGGTGTGGAAGGACCGCCCTGCTGCCCCTTCAGAGCCAATCACAAAGCTGCCTGACAGCGTCACAG AGAGGACCTGGCAGATGAAGGTGGAAGAGATCCGACAGCAGATGAGGAAGAACCCCTACAAGCCCACCGCGGTCCTGCTCTCTGCGCTGGATGAGACTGCCT GGCTCTTCAATCTGAGAGGGAAAGACATCCCCTACAACCCCTTCTTCTACTCGTACACGTTGCTGGCCCTCGACCGGATCTG GCTTTTCTTACACCCAGGTCGCGTGACCAAAGAGATTGAGGAATATCTGGATGCGGGCTGTCAAAGTGCAAACTGCACTCAGATACTGTCCTACGAAGATGTACGGGCAAATATTGTGAACTATGTTAACGTGACCATCGGCGTGAGAGTTTGGATTGGAACAGAATACACGAACTATGCTTTGTATGAGCTGATTACCCCAGAG GAGAAGATCCTGACCAGCGCCTACTCTCCTGTCCTCATCACTAAATCAGTGAAGGACGCCACCGAGCAGAGAGCCCTGAGGAAAGCTCAT GTGAGGGATGCAGTGGCCCTGATCCAGCTGCTCGTGTGGCTGGAGGAGAGCGTGCCCGCGGGGAAGGAGACCGAGCTGTCCGCCGCCCGCTATGTGGAAGAAAAGCGCAG tatgcaGGCTAACTGTGTAGGACCCAGCTTTGCAACCATATCTGCCAGCGGACCAAATGCTGCTCTGGCTCATTACAG CCCCAGCAACGAGACCAACAGGAACCTGCGTGTTGATGAGATGTATCTCATTGACTCTGGAGGCCAGTACCT GGATGGAACCACTGACATCACCCGCACAGTGCACTGGGGCACGCCCACAGACTTCCAAAAG GAGGCATTCACCAGAGTGCTGATGGGAAATATCGATCTATCAAGACTTGTCTTCCCAGCTGGGACTAGAG GTATTAACATCGAGATGCTGGCACGGAGGGCACTGTGGGAAGTGGGTCTGAATTATGGCCATGGAACAGGTCATGGCATCGGAAACTACTTCAGCGTCCATGAAT GGCCTGTAGGCTTTCAGTCCAATAACGTTCCATTCGAAAAGGGAATGTTCACCTCTATAG AGCCTGGGTATTACCAAGACAATGAGTTTGGCATAAGAATAGAAGATGTTGCTGTTGCAGTAGAAGCAGAAACAAAA TTTGGCTGGTCTTACCTGACATTTGAAACGGTGTCGCTGGTCCCGTATGACAGGAAGCTGATAGACGCCTCCCTCCTGAGCAGAGAACAG GTGGACTGGCTGGACAGGTACTACCGCCAGATCCGCGAGGAGCTGGTGCCGGAACTGGAGCAGCAGGGCCTGAGGAAGGAGCGGGACTGGCTGATGAGACACACCGAGCCCTTCACCCCCGCCGGGGCTGGCCTGGCACTCCCCTCCCTCACGCTGGTCGGCGCAGCCCTGTCCGCTCTGTCTCTGGGGCACCTGCTGTGA
- the sash3 gene encoding SAM and SH3 domain-containing protein 3: protein MLRRKPSNASDKEQVQKKKLSLQRSSSFKDFMKHKPSSPVVDKEGPLDESILEADGHHPEESGKSSGKLGKKWRAVISRTMTRKTSKMVQKALAEEGVESGEEGSMSPMSEGLPDLRMAERTSQCSFDSEEAVPSPLSRQLSGCGDRHSVDSGCSNRDSMRLEDNYTGPFCGRARVHTDFTPSPYDIESLKLKKGDIIDIIEKPPMGTWTGKLNNKVGSFKFIYVEILPEESTPPRRKKCHSQNRRAKPRTLEEVLERISLMELSSLLSMHGFQSLDDFKELRESHLNELNITDPEHRAKLLKIHNDYDSESEPEDGSEESRSQNSEEKTDIPRDSGCFESSENLENGREEPEPELSALEEQLRGLAVGEES, encoded by the exons ATGCTGCGAAGGAAGCCCTCCAACGCTTCGGACAAGGAGCAGGTGCAGAAGAAGAAG CTCTCTCTTCAGAGGTCCAGCAGCTTCAAGGACTTCATGAAACACAAGCCCTCCTCCCCCGTGGTGGACAAGGAAGGTCCCCTGGATGAGAGC ATCCTGGAGGCGGATGGCCATCATCCGGAGGAGAGTGGGAAGAGCAGTGGAAAGCTGGGAAAGAAGTGGAGAGCTGTGATATCCCGTACCATGACCCGGAAAACTTCCAAGATGGTCCAGAAAGCGCTGGCGGAGGAAGGG GTGGAGAGtggagaagaaggctccatgtcTCCGATGTCGGAAGGCCTGCCGGACTTGCGGATGGCCGAGAGGACGTCTCAGTGCTCCTTCGACTCGGAGGAGGCTGTGCCCAGCCCTTTGAGTCGCCAGCTCTCTGGAT GTGGAGACAGGCACAGCGTGGACAGTGGCTGCAGTAATCGAGATAGCATGAGACTGGAGGATAACTACACGGGCCCGTTCTGTGGTCGTGCCCGCGTGCACACAGACTTCACACCCAGCCCTTACGATATCGAATCTCTCAAGCTTAAG AAAGGAGACATTATTGACATCATAGAGAAGCCCCCCATGGGCACCTGGACGGGCAAGCTGAACAACAAAGTCGGCTCCTTCAAGTTCATCTATGTGGAGATCCTGCCCGAGGAGTCCACCCCGCCCCGGAGGAAGAAGTGCCACAGCCAGAACCGGCGGGCCAAGCCCAGGACCCTGGAGGAGGTCCTGGAGAGAATCAGCCTGATG GAGCTCAGCTCTCTCCTGTCCATGCACGGTTTCCAGAGCCTGGATGACTTCAAGGAGCTGCGGGAGTCTCACCTCAACGAGCTGAACATCACCGACCCCGAGCACCGCGCCAAACTCCTCAAGATCCACAACGATTACGACA GTGAGAGCGAGCCGGAGGACGGGAGCGAGGAGAGCCGGTCCCAGAATTCCGAGGAGAAAACGGACATCCCCCGGGACTCGGGCTGCTTCGAGAGCTCCGAGAACCTGGAGAACGGGCGCGAGGAGCCGGAGCCGGAGCTCAGCGCCCTGGAGGAGCAGCTGCGGGGCCTGGCGGTGGGGGAGGAGTCCTGA